A single Pseudoalteromonas phenolica DNA region contains:
- a CDS encoding conjugal transfer protein TraF, with product MKKRIALALLASATSAAVSAADTRSQGMGDVGVASADYLSSVLINPALINRHSDDTDDFGLILPSANVFVRDEQELRDHIDTFQDSFDELSDLLELAESGGNVTAEQLDKARKQLSSDLAMLNGGINIEANLALALASPSRIGGFALYANTDVDANANLFISDDDVNVIANAQTPEELEELTSSLQVVGAAVSEIGFVYANQFTVSNKQVYWSVTPKFQQVDSFNYVSTINDFDEDDFDASDYTKTENNFNFDIGLATELTERVTVGLVAKNLIENDYDSVAGQGLTPSYKVGPEYIAGISYNGDVVTLAADIDLTAPQHSNLVKESQYARLGLELNAFDWVQIRAGYRHDFNGDKEDSYSLGFGLSPFGVVRLDLMAQTSGDNQLGAGLQLSFTM from the coding sequence ATGAAAAAACGTATTGCTTTAGCACTTTTAGCAAGTGCAACGTCTGCTGCTGTCTCAGCTGCTGATACTCGATCTCAAGGTATGGGTGATGTCGGTGTCGCTTCTGCAGATTACCTATCTTCAGTATTAATTAATCCAGCATTGATTAACCGACACTCAGATGACACTGACGACTTTGGTTTAATTCTGCCTTCTGCCAACGTATTTGTTCGTGACGAACAAGAGCTACGTGACCACATTGATACTTTCCAAGATAGCTTTGATGAGCTATCAGACTTATTAGAACTGGCTGAATCAGGTGGTAATGTAACTGCAGAGCAATTAGACAAAGCGCGTAAACAGTTATCTTCTGATTTAGCCATGCTAAATGGCGGTATTAATATCGAAGCAAACTTAGCTTTGGCTTTGGCATCACCAAGCCGTATTGGTGGTTTTGCGCTTTATGCAAATACAGACGTTGATGCAAATGCAAATCTATTTATTTCTGATGATGATGTGAATGTGATTGCAAATGCACAGACACCAGAAGAGCTGGAAGAGCTAACTTCGAGTTTACAAGTTGTCGGTGCTGCAGTTAGCGAAATTGGTTTTGTTTATGCGAATCAGTTTACAGTATCAAATAAACAAGTGTACTGGAGTGTTACGCCAAAGTTCCAGCAAGTTGACTCGTTTAACTATGTATCGACCATTAATGACTTTGACGAAGATGATTTTGATGCAAGCGATTACACGAAAACAGAAAATAACTTCAACTTTGATATTGGTTTAGCGACAGAACTAACAGAAAGAGTCACTGTTGGTTTAGTAGCTAAAAACCTGATTGAAAACGATTATGATTCTGTAGCTGGTCAGGGACTCACTCCTTCGTACAAAGTCGGCCCTGAATATATTGCAGGTATCTCTTACAACGGTGACGTAGTAACACTTGCAGCAGATATTGACTTAACAGCACCTCAGCATTCTAATTTAGTTAAAGAAAGTCAGTATGCGCGCCTTGGCCTTGAATTAAATGCATTTGATTGGGTGCAAATTCGAGCTGGTTACCGTCATGACTTCAATGGTGATAAAGAAGACAGCTATAGCCTTGGCTTTGGATTAAGCCCATTTGGTGTTGTACGCCTAGATCTCATGGCGCAAACATCTGGTGATAATCAGTTAGGTGCAGGTTTACAGCTTAGCTTCACCATGTAA
- a CDS encoding DUF342 domain-containing protein — protein MFKLAHNGKILMDIAQAAPPSEGFILDALKQSPFSQCQIDHESIKAYFKGDQTERILAVAIKHDATFKVDICEDKMQAIGSITVAYGGKAISLEEAKKALIGAGITRGFKNAYLENLLKKQHLAQPGDEISELLAQGRLPTNGEPATLKLHVCTLKQRLKQPKLREDGSVDMRDFGALASVEKGTLLASQVPATNGTDGYNVLGETLPAKPGETFQLTAGDGTEISSSNPLDLIAAISGCPSEINNGLRVDDIFVIDEVSVKTGHIKFDGSVVVSKNVAPGMKIIAKGDVTILGSVESAEIQTKGNIEVKQAVIGHLDHQHNDEYLTCKLIAGGDIEISHGQYAYLEANNIQVFKQSNHCELKAFDTIVIGDGDKPIGKLIGGEISDAQKVIAGEIGTSSGTKMHIFLARSGMTLTKTTDECIKELATVDEQLSSLQQAVEKADKFKDAEKKKIIMQKILATQQHYCQQAEQLEKKLSDLDHHLHDLLDNTQLVVNKTLNSDVEIHIFDRVYKTQRQYPPCTAKLVDNEVKIEF, from the coding sequence GTGTTTAAACTTGCACATAATGGCAAAATTTTGATGGATATCGCTCAGGCCGCACCTCCAAGTGAAGGCTTCATTCTCGATGCTTTAAAACAGTCCCCATTTTCACAATGTCAAATTGATCACGAAAGCATAAAAGCGTATTTCAAAGGTGACCAAACAGAAAGAATATTAGCAGTCGCTATTAAGCATGACGCTACATTTAAAGTCGATATTTGTGAAGACAAAATGCAAGCGATTGGGTCTATTACGGTTGCCTATGGTGGTAAAGCCATTTCGCTCGAGGAGGCTAAAAAAGCACTCATTGGTGCAGGAATTACCCGTGGATTCAAGAATGCCTACCTAGAAAATCTACTTAAAAAGCAACACCTAGCTCAGCCCGGAGACGAAATCTCAGAATTACTTGCGCAAGGTCGGTTACCAACTAATGGCGAGCCGGCCACCTTAAAGCTTCATGTGTGCACTTTAAAGCAGCGTTTAAAACAACCAAAACTTCGTGAAGATGGCAGCGTTGATATGCGTGACTTTGGCGCTTTAGCAAGTGTTGAGAAAGGTACTTTACTTGCTAGCCAAGTTCCCGCAACTAATGGTACAGATGGGTATAATGTTTTAGGAGAAACCTTGCCCGCAAAACCAGGCGAAACATTTCAACTTACCGCAGGCGATGGTACAGAAATATCTTCTTCTAACCCGCTTGACCTCATTGCAGCTATATCGGGATGCCCTAGTGAAATAAATAATGGCCTAAGAGTCGATGATATATTTGTTATTGACGAAGTTAGCGTAAAAACAGGCCATATTAAATTTGATGGCAGCGTGGTTGTTAGCAAGAACGTAGCACCCGGTATGAAGATCATTGCCAAAGGTGATGTGACTATTTTAGGCAGTGTCGAATCGGCTGAAATTCAAACCAAAGGTAATATTGAAGTTAAACAAGCTGTCATTGGCCACTTAGATCATCAACATAATGATGAATACCTTACCTGCAAATTAATCGCTGGTGGTGATATTGAAATTTCACATGGGCAATATGCTTACTTGGAAGCGAATAACATTCAAGTGTTTAAACAAAGTAATCACTGTGAATTAAAAGCATTTGATACCATTGTTATTGGTGATGGAGACAAGCCGATTGGTAAATTAATCGGTGGTGAGATCTCTGATGCCCAAAAAGTCATAGCAGGAGAGATAGGTACATCATCCGGTACTAAAATGCATATATTTTTGGCTCGTAGTGGTATGACCTTAACCAAGACTACAGATGAATGTATCAAAGAGTTAGCAACTGTAGATGAGCAATTAAGTTCGCTCCAACAGGCTGTAGAAAAAGCAGATAAATTCAAAGATGCTGAAAAGAAAAAAATTATCATGCAAAAAATACTGGCAACACAACAACATTATTGCCAGCAAGCTGAACAATTAGAAAAGAAGTTAAGTGATTTAGATCACCATTTGCACGATTTGCTCGATAATACACAATTAGTGGTCAACAAAACGCTCAATAGTGATGTTGAGATCCATATTTTTGATCGTGTTTATAAAACGCAAAGGCAATATCCCCCATGTACAGCCAAGCTCGTCGACAATGAAGTAAAGATTGAGTTTTAA
- the asnA gene encoding aspartate--ammonia ligase has protein sequence MKTSYLETQKQISAVKRFFSDQLESQLGLLEVQAPILAKVGDGIQDNLSGTEKAVSVKVKTLPEASFEVVHSLAKWKRKTLGDHGFAVGEGLYTHMKALRPDEDKLSPIHSVFVDQWDWEKIICADSERSLTKLKSTVETLFSAIKATEKMVASEFGLTPFLPEKITFVHSEELRQMYPDFTAKQREKAIAQEYGAVFLIGIGGALGDGEIHDVRAPDYDDWSTATCDKYQGLNGDILVWNPVLEDAFEISSMGIRVCPESLKRQLAITSDDARLEQDWHQQLVAGEMPQTIGGGIGQSRLVMLMLQKQHIAQVQVGVWGDELKQQVEGVL, from the coding sequence ATGAAAACAAGTTATCTAGAAACACAAAAACAGATCAGTGCCGTGAAACGTTTTTTCTCGGATCAACTAGAAAGCCAGCTTGGCTTGTTAGAAGTTCAAGCGCCTATTTTGGCTAAAGTAGGCGACGGCATTCAAGATAACTTGAGCGGTACTGAAAAAGCGGTTTCGGTGAAAGTAAAAACATTACCTGAAGCGAGTTTTGAAGTCGTGCACTCACTGGCAAAATGGAAGCGTAAAACTTTAGGCGATCATGGCTTTGCTGTTGGTGAGGGGTTATATACACACATGAAAGCGCTGCGTCCTGATGAGGATAAATTATCGCCGATTCACTCTGTCTTTGTTGATCAGTGGGATTGGGAAAAAATCATCTGCGCTGACAGTGAGCGCTCTCTGACAAAGCTTAAATCTACTGTTGAAACATTATTTTCAGCCATTAAAGCAACTGAGAAAATGGTGGCGAGCGAGTTTGGTTTAACGCCATTTTTACCAGAAAAAATTACTTTTGTGCACAGTGAAGAATTACGCCAAATGTATCCTGACTTTACTGCTAAGCAACGCGAAAAAGCCATTGCTCAAGAATATGGTGCGGTATTCTTAATTGGCATTGGCGGTGCATTAGGCGACGGAGAAATTCATGATGTGCGCGCACCTGACTATGATGACTGGTCTACAGCAACATGTGATAAATATCAGGGCTTAAACGGCGATATCCTGGTTTGGAACCCAGTACTTGAAGATGCATTTGAAATTTCGTCTATGGGTATTCGTGTTTGCCCTGAGTCGTTAAAGCGTCAGTTAGCCATCACTTCAGATGATGCGCGTTTAGAGCAAGATTGGCACCAGCAGCTGGTGGCTGGAGAGATGCCGCAAACCATAGGCGGTGGTATTGGGCAGTCACGCTTAGTGATGCTGATGCTACAAAAACAGCATATTGCACAGGTGCAAGTGGGCGTGTGGGGCGATGAGTTAAAGCAGCAAGTAGAAGGAGTGTTGTAA
- the asnC gene encoding transcriptional regulator AsnC translates to MENYQIDNLDKSILHALMDNARTPYAELAKRFAVSSGTIHVRVEKMKQAGIILGTQVTIDPKQLGYDVCCFIGVNLKHAGDYPSTIEQLRGFNEVVEAYYTTGNYSIFIKVMARSIDHLQDVLINKIQTIEAIQSTETLISLQNPICREVMP, encoded by the coding sequence ATGGAAAATTATCAGATCGATAATCTCGATAAATCGATTTTGCACGCATTAATGGATAATGCGCGTACACCTTATGCCGAATTAGCAAAACGATTTGCTGTGAGTTCGGGAACTATTCACGTCCGAGTTGAGAAGATGAAGCAAGCTGGGATCATCCTTGGTACGCAAGTCACCATAGATCCAAAGCAACTGGGTTATGACGTTTGCTGTTTTATTGGCGTTAACCTAAAACATGCGGGTGACTACCCGAGCACCATTGAGCAGCTAAGAGGCTTTAACGAAGTAGTAGAAGCGTATTACACCACAGGCAACTACAGTATTTTTATTAAAGTCATGGCACGTTCAATCGATCACCTACAAGATGTACTGATCAATAAAATACAAACCATAGAAGCCATTCAATCAACAGAAACACTGATTTCATTGCAAAACCCAATTTGCCGTGAAGTAATGCCCTAA
- the trmH gene encoding tRNA (guanosine(18)-2'-O)-methyltransferase TrmH, whose amino-acid sequence MDNKRFHRVKQVLDRRQTDLTVCLDEVHKHHNLSAIVRTADAVGCHHVHAVWPQDQRRLTNNTSGGSKNWVETHMHDDIDQAVAAIREQNPGIQLLATNLSDEAVDFREIDYTKPTAVIVGQERLGISDKALAHADKHIVIPMAGMVQSLNVSVAAALILYEAQRQREEAGLYDRNDMLDAEVKHKLLFEGCHPIIANRCVEKGLPYPALDDEGEIVADEAFWNTLKFKQK is encoded by the coding sequence GTGGACAATAAACGTTTTCATCGCGTAAAGCAGGTTTTAGACAGACGCCAAACCGACCTAACGGTATGTTTAGATGAAGTGCATAAACATCATAATTTATCTGCCATTGTGCGCACAGCTGACGCTGTAGGCTGCCACCATGTACATGCAGTATGGCCACAAGATCAGCGTCGTTTAACCAACAACACCTCTGGCGGCAGTAAAAACTGGGTTGAGACACATATGCATGATGATATCGATCAGGCGGTTGCTGCAATCCGTGAACAAAACCCTGGCATTCAACTGTTAGCAACCAACCTCAGTGATGAAGCCGTTGATTTCCGCGAAATTGATTATACCAAGCCGACGGCTGTGATCGTGGGTCAAGAACGTTTAGGCATCTCAGACAAAGCACTTGCCCACGCCGACAAGCACATTGTTATTCCAATGGCTGGTATGGTGCAATCACTCAATGTATCTGTGGCTGCAGCACTGATTTTATATGAAGCACAAAGACAGCGTGAAGAAGCAGGCCTTTACGATCGCAACGATATGTTAGATGCTGAGGTTAAACACAAACTCTTGTTTGAAGGCTGCCATCCGATTATTGCGAATCGTTGTGTGGAGAAAGGCTTACCTTACCCTGCACTCGATGATGAAGGTGAAATTGTCGCAGATGAAGCGTTTTGGAACACGCTTAAGTTCAAGCAAAAGTAG
- the recG gene encoding ATP-dependent DNA helicase RecG: MSSPNLANYPITELKGVGPKVAERLAKLGIASVQDMLFHLPLRYEDRARTYTINELMPHTHVSIEAEIEHSDITFGKRRMLVCHVNDGTGRLTLRFFNFNAAQKNAMSPGKIIRCFGEVRRGRAGLEMAHPEYNIRSCPTEPQDPNLATLTAVYPTTEGLKQLSIRSIANKALDLLDKYDLEEYLPQQYRPNQLSLKDAVLQLHRPPQDTDLSLLELGEHPAQQRLAFEELLAQNLSLLQLRQKGQAVQAVSLPPTNKLEPEFLAQLPFSPTNAQSRVVAEIKQDLQQPYPMMRLVQGDVGSGKTLVAALSALTAIAKGYQVALMAPTEILSEQHGISFKNWFSSLGIETAWLGGKTKGKERTQVLESIAYGKAQMVIGTHALFQEQVEFHNLALIIIDEQHRFGVHQRLALREKGKFNNCYPHQLVMTATPIPRTLAMTAYADLETSVIDELPPGRTPITTVAVPDTRREQVIQRVKSACIEDQRQVYWVCTLIDESEVLQCQAAEDTAAQLKELLPELKIALVHGRMKPQEKQEIMAAFKAGEYHVLVATTVIEVGVDVPNASLIIIENPERLGLAQLHQLRGRVGRGAIASHCLLLYHAPLSVTAQKRLGVLRDSNDGFVIAERDLEIRGPGEVLGTKQTGLAEFKVADLTRDKHLLPQVRALAFTLMQQQPETVKPLVARWLGGKSELAMA, translated from the coding sequence ATGTCGAGTCCTAATTTAGCCAACTACCCGATCACTGAGCTCAAAGGTGTTGGGCCTAAAGTTGCCGAACGTTTAGCTAAATTAGGCATTGCTTCTGTGCAAGACATGCTGTTTCACTTACCGCTTCGCTACGAAGACCGCGCACGCACTTATACGATTAATGAGTTAATGCCGCATACTCATGTCAGTATTGAAGCTGAAATTGAGCACAGTGATATTACCTTCGGTAAACGTCGCATGTTGGTTTGCCACGTAAATGATGGAACGGGTAGGCTTACGCTGCGCTTCTTTAATTTTAATGCTGCACAAAAGAATGCCATGTCACCCGGCAAGATCATCCGTTGTTTCGGTGAAGTAAGGCGAGGACGTGCTGGGCTTGAAATGGCACATCCAGAATACAATATTCGCAGTTGCCCAACAGAGCCGCAAGATCCGAACCTCGCAACCCTAACCGCGGTTTACCCTACAACCGAAGGCCTAAAGCAGTTGAGTATTCGGAGTATTGCCAATAAAGCACTCGACTTACTAGATAAATACGACTTAGAAGAATATTTACCGCAGCAATATCGCCCTAATCAACTGAGTTTAAAAGACGCTGTATTACAACTTCATCGACCACCTCAAGATACCGATTTGAGCTTACTCGAATTAGGTGAGCATCCCGCACAGCAACGTTTGGCGTTTGAAGAACTGTTAGCGCAAAACCTCAGTTTATTGCAGCTGCGCCAGAAAGGTCAGGCGGTGCAAGCAGTGTCTTTACCACCGACAAATAAACTCGAACCTGAATTTTTAGCTCAGCTACCGTTTAGTCCAACCAATGCACAAAGTCGCGTCGTGGCAGAAATTAAACAAGACTTGCAACAGCCCTACCCCATGATGCGTTTAGTCCAAGGTGATGTAGGCTCTGGTAAAACCCTAGTTGCCGCACTCAGCGCTTTGACTGCAATTGCCAAGGGCTATCAGGTTGCATTAATGGCCCCAACTGAGATTTTATCTGAACAGCATGGCATTAGTTTTAAAAATTGGTTCAGTAGCTTAGGTATAGAGACCGCTTGGTTAGGTGGCAAGACCAAAGGCAAAGAGCGCACACAAGTACTCGAAAGCATTGCTTATGGCAAAGCCCAGATGGTGATCGGCACCCACGCGCTTTTCCAAGAGCAAGTCGAATTTCATAATCTTGCATTGATTATCATAGATGAGCAGCATCGTTTTGGTGTACATCAACGTTTAGCGCTCAGAGAAAAGGGCAAATTTAATAACTGCTACCCGCACCAATTAGTCATGACAGCCACGCCTATCCCGCGAACATTAGCCATGACTGCCTATGCCGATTTAGAAACGTCGGTCATTGACGAACTCCCTCCGGGGCGCACGCCAATCACCACAGTTGCGGTGCCAGATACGCGTCGAGAACAAGTCATACAAAGGGTGAAGAGTGCCTGTATAGAAGATCAGCGGCAAGTCTATTGGGTGTGTACGCTTATCGATGAATCTGAAGTTTTACAATGCCAAGCCGCAGAAGACACTGCTGCGCAACTAAAAGAATTACTGCCAGAATTAAAAATAGCCCTAGTACATGGCCGAATGAAACCACAAGAAAAGCAAGAGATCATGGCGGCTTTTAAAGCTGGTGAATACCATGTGTTAGTTGCGACAACGGTGATTGAAGTTGGGGTCGACGTCCCCAATGCCAGTTTAATCATTATCGAAAACCCTGAACGCTTAGGACTGGCCCAACTCCACCAGCTAAGGGGCCGTGTTGGCCGTGGTGCAATCGCATCGCATTGCTTACTTCTTTATCATGCGCCACTGTCTGTAACGGCACAAAAGCGTCTAGGCGTTCTGAGAGACAGCAATGATGGTTTTGTGATTGCAGAGCGGGATTTAGAAATTCGCGGCCCAGGTGAGGTGCTTGGCACTAAACAAACCGGCTTAGCCGAGTTTAAAGTGGCAGACCTAACTCGTGATAAGCACTTATTACCTCAAGTTCGCGCACTGGCTTTTACCTTGATGCAGCAACAGCCTGAGACGGTGAAGCCGCTGGTTGCCCGCTGGTTAGGTGGTAAATCAGAGTTAGCGATGGCCTGA